The Camelina sativa cultivar DH55 chromosome 14, Cs, whole genome shotgun sequence genome includes a window with the following:
- the LOC104741064 gene encoding proline-rich receptor-like protein kinase PERK12 has translation MSDLDDSPSLSPPAPPADTAPPPDTSSGNSAPPPDDSSPPTPPANSSPPPPSEPSPPPPDSELPPLPSIFPPVTASPPPPSDSSSPPSDSTPSPPPPSPPADSETPPAPPNDSDNNNPPPSSPDVQSPPPSSSSPNVDPTRPGSPPSQSPPAPPSSDPTNSPPAPPLDPTKPPPIQPSGPANSPPANPNSPPSPFLNAPPKTVSNGPIASPSLNAPSKGTPSSNQGSGDGGYQGKTVVGMAVAGFAILALIAVVFLVRRKKKRKSDSYNNTQYMPHPNFSVKSDGFLYGQDPGKGYSSGPGGSMYNSQQQQQSSMGNSFGAPGGYPHHQMQSGGTPDSAILGTGQTHFSYDELASITQGFSRQNILGEGGFGCVYKGTLQDGKVVAVKQLKAGSGQGDREFKAEVEIISRVHHRHLVSLVGYCISDQHRLLIYEYVSNQTLEHHLHGKGMPVLEWSKRVRIAIGSAKGLAYLHEDCHPKIIHRDIKSANILLDDEYEAQVADFGLARLNDTTQTHVSTRVMGTFGYLAPEYASSGKLTDRSDVFSFGVVLLELVTGRKPVDQSQPLGEESLVEWARPLLLKAIETGDFSELVDRRLEKHYVEHEVFRMIEAAAACVRHSGPKRPRMVQVVRALDCDGDSGDISNGIKVGQSTAYDSGQYNEEIMKFRKMAFGFDNNTESRLYSGDYSAKSSADFSGNESETRPFNNRRF, from the exons ATGTCAGACTTAGACGATTCGCCGAGTTTATCACCACCGGCGCCACCAGCTGATACCGCTCCTCCGCCGGATACTTCTTCAGGAAACTCTGCTCCTCCACCTGATGATTCCTCTCCACCTACCCCACCGGCTAATTCATCACCACCGCCGCCGTCAGAACCATCACCTCCTCCTCCCGATTCAGAGCTTCCTCCTTTACCTTCTATTTTCCCTCCGGTAACAGCTTCTCCACCTCCACCTTCtgactcttcttctccaccgtCTGATTCAACCCCTTCTCCGCCGCCACCTTCTCCTCCAGCGGATTCAGAAACACCACCGGCTCCTCCAAATGACTCAGATAACAACAACCCTCCTCCGTCGTCTCCGGACGTTCAATCGCCACCTCCTTCATCGTCTTCGCCGAATGTAGATCCCACAAGGCCGGGATCACCACCGTCACAATCTCCTCCGGCTCCACCATCATCAGATCCAACCAATTCGCCTCCAGCTCCACCGTTAGACCCTACCAAACCTCCCCCAATTCAACCATCAGGACCAGCCAATTCTCCTCCGGCTAATCCCAACTCGCCGCCTAGCCCATTCCTCAATGCACCACCCAAAACTGTTTCCAATGGACCTATTGCGTCTCCATCTCTCAATGCTCCCAGCAAAGGAACACCTTCCTCAAACCAAGGAAGTGGAGACGGCGGCTATCAAGGGAAGACTGTGGTCGGTATGGCTGTGGCCGGTTTCGCCATCTTGGCCTTAATAGCAGTTGTGTTCTTagtgagaagaaagaagaagagaaagtctGATAGCTATAATAACACTCAGTACATGCCACACCCCAATTTCTCTGTTAAATCag ATGGATTCTTATATGGTCAAGATCCTGGTAAAGGATACTCTTCTGGTCCTGGTGGTTCAATGTACAATtcacagcaacaacaacaatcctcTATGGGAAACAGCTTCGGTGCACCTGGTGGTTATCCTCATCATCAAATGCAATCCGGTGGCACACCTGACTCTGCAATCCTCGGGACTGGTCAGACTCATTTCAGTTACGACGAGCTTGCGTCGATAACTCAAGGCTTTTCTCGTCAAAACATTCTTGGAGAAGGTGGGTTTGGATGTGTCTATAAAGGTACATTACAGGATGGTAAAGTTGTAGCAGTTAAGCAGCTTAAAGCTGGAAGTGGACAAGGTGACCGTGAGTTTAAGGCAGAGGTTGAGATTATTAGCCGTGTTCATCATCGTCATTTGGTCTCTCTGGTTGGTTACTGCATTTCTGACCAGCATAGATTGCTTATCTATGAGTATGTTTCTAATCAAACGTTGGAGCATCATTTGCATG GAAAGGGAATGCCGGTTTTAGAGTGGTCTAAGAGAGTTCGGATCGCTATAGGATCAGCCAAAGGGTTGGCATATCTGCACGAAGACT GTCATCCAAAAATCATTCACAGAGACATAAAGTCAGCAAACATTCTGCTGGACGATGAGTATGAAGCTCAG GTTGCTGATTTTGGACTTGCTAGACTCAATGATACAACACAAACTCATGTATCAACTCGTGTTATGGGGACCTTTGG GTACCTAGCGCCGGAATATGCATCTAGTGGAAAGTTGACTGATAGATCCGATGTTTTCTCGTTTGGGGTTGTTCTCTTAGAGCTTGTAACTGGACGTAAACCAGTTGACCAAAGTCAGCCTCTAGGAGAAGAGAGTTTGGTCGAATGG GCACGCCCACTGCTTCTCAAAGCCATTGAGACCGGAGATTTCAGCGAACTGGTTGATAGACGGCTTGAAAAGCATTATGTGGAGCATGAAGTCTTCAGAATGATCGAGGCAGCCGCTGCATGTGTTAGACATTCTGGTCCAAAACGTCCACGCATGGTTCAG GTTGTGAGAGCATTGGACTGTGACGGAGACTCAGGAGATATTAGCAACGGAATCAAAGTTGGGCAAAGCACAGCTTATGACTCAGGGCAATACAATGAAGAGATCATGAAATTCAGAAAAATGGCGTTTGGTTTTGATAACAACACAGAGTCACGATTGTACAGTGGAGACTACTCTGCCAAAAGCTCTGCTGATTTCTCAGGGAATGAATCTGAGACTCGGCCTTTCAATAACCGACGGTTCTGA